One stretch of Sulfuricystis multivorans DNA includes these proteins:
- a CDS encoding Txe/YoeB family addiction module toxin, which translates to MKLVFADEAWEDYLYWQKQDKKMVERINKLIREIQREPFGGVGKPEPLKHALSGFWSRRITDEHRIVYRVEGDQLQIAQLRFHY; encoded by the coding sequence GTGAAGCTGGTCTTCGCAGACGAGGCATGGGAAGACTACCTGTATTGGCAAAAGCAGGATAAAAAAATGGTCGAGCGGATCAACAAACTGATTCGCGAGATCCAGCGAGAACCATTCGGCGGCGTCGGAAAACCCGAACCGCTGAAACACGCACTCTCGGGATTTTGGTCACGCCGGATCACAGACGAGCACCGAATAGTGTATCGGGTTGAAGGCGACCAACTTCAAATAGCCCAATTGCGTTTCCATTACTGA
- a CDS encoding CbbQ/NirQ/NorQ/GpvN family protein translates to MSELPFYQPAGNEIDLFEHAHRNRLPVLIKGPTGVGKTRFVAFMAAKLGLPLFTVACHDDLTAADLVGRHLIGDGATYWSDGPLTRAVREGGICYLDEVVEARKDTTVVIHPLADHRRVLPIDRTGEVLHAPDSFMLVVSYNPGYQNFLKGMKPSTRQRFVALRFGFPDAAHEEAILIGETGCDAMIAKRLVNIGRSLRALKDVDLEEVASTRLLVYAAILIRDGMDPVDACRAALIEALTDDLEVAAALEEVVLATFGK, encoded by the coding sequence ATGAGCGAGCTCCCCTTTTACCAACCCGCCGGCAACGAGATCGACCTGTTCGAGCACGCACACCGCAATCGTTTGCCGGTGTTGATCAAGGGGCCGACCGGTGTGGGCAAGACGCGCTTCGTCGCGTTCATGGCCGCGAAGCTCGGCCTGCCGCTATTCACCGTCGCTTGCCATGACGATCTCACCGCCGCCGATCTGGTCGGTCGCCATCTGATCGGCGATGGCGCCACCTACTGGTCGGACGGCCCGCTCACCCGTGCGGTGCGCGAGGGCGGCATCTGCTATCTCGACGAGGTGGTCGAGGCGAGGAAGGACACCACGGTGGTGATCCACCCGTTGGCCGATCACCGTCGCGTGCTGCCGATCGACCGCACCGGCGAGGTGCTGCACGCTCCCGACAGCTTCATGCTGGTGGTCTCCTACAACCCTGGCTACCAGAATTTCCTCAAAGGCATGAAGCCATCGACGCGCCAGCGTTTCGTCGCGCTGCGCTTCGGCTTTCCCGATGCCGCGCACGAAGAGGCGATCCTCATCGGCGAGACCGGCTGCGACGCGATGATCGCGAAACGGCTCGTCAATATCGGCCGCAGCTTGCGTGCCCTGAAAGACGTCGACCTCGAAGAGGTCGCCAGCACGCGGCTGCTCGTCTATGCCGCGATCCTGATCCGCGATGGCATGGATCCCGTGGACGCCTGCCGTGCGGCGCTCATCGAAGCGCTCACCGACGATCTCGAAGTCGCCGCCGCGCTCGAGGAAGTGGTGCTCGCCACCTTCGGCAAATGA
- a CDS encoding cytochrome C oxidase subunit IV family protein, translated as MNRLGHAEKIWLLLLALTLAGAWLAETGHAGWPLTFVVAGLIAIKGRLVIDHYMAITTAHPRIRRILHGFVTLVPLMVIFSHGWGDVLRRITTLH; from the coding sequence ATGAATCGTCTGGGCCACGCCGAAAAAATCTGGCTGCTGCTCCTGGCACTCACGCTCGCTGGCGCCTGGCTCGCCGAAACCGGTCACGCCGGCTGGCCGCTGACTTTCGTCGTCGCCGGCCTGATCGCCATCAAGGGCCGGCTGGTGATCGATCACTACATGGCGATCACCACTGCCCATCCGCGCATCCGCCGCATCCTGCATGGCTTCGTCACCCTCGTGCCGCTGATGGTGATCTTCAGTCACGGTTGGGGAGATGTCCTGCGGCGCATCACCACGCTGCATTGA
- a CDS encoding cytochrome c oxidase subunit 3 family protein — protein MSQEMTAGLRAPEPIGESVPGNRGIWVGIFCVLVEFLLLFCVYFIAKAHHPAAFERGPDQLATVAGVTITLLLLTSGYCMVKAVAAIRRDARRTTLRWVLAALLLGLGYPCVKFFEIRWNVAHGIDGAAGIFYTVYYYLTLNHLVHVSWGLLGLAWVATRTALGVYSSRDYSGLEAAAMYWHGTDVLWLILFPFFYVLR, from the coding sequence ATGAGCCAGGAAATGACTGCCGGCCTGCGCGCGCCGGAACCCATCGGCGAGTCCGTCCCCGGCAACCGTGGCATCTGGGTCGGCATCTTCTGCGTGCTGGTCGAGTTCCTGCTGCTGTTCTGCGTCTATTTCATCGCCAAGGCGCACCATCCGGCCGCCTTCGAAAGAGGGCCGGATCAGCTCGCCACCGTCGCCGGCGTGACGATCACGCTGCTTTTGCTCACCAGCGGCTATTGCATGGTCAAAGCCGTCGCGGCAATCCGCCGCGATGCGCGGCGCACCACGCTGCGCTGGGTGCTGGCGGCCCTGCTGCTCGGTCTCGGCTACCCGTGCGTCAAGTTCTTCGAAATCCGCTGGAACGTCGCCCACGGCATCGACGGCGCCGCCGGCATCTTCTACACGGTGTATTACTACCTGACGCTCAACCATCTGGTGCATGTCAGCTGGGGCCTCTTGGGGCTGGCGTGGGTGGCGACGCGCACCGCGCTGGGCGTCTATTCGTCGCGCGATTACAGCGGCCTCGAAGCCGCAGCGATGTATTGGCACGGCACCGATGTGCTGTGGTTGATCCTCTTTCCGTTCTTCTACGTGCTGCGATGA
- a CDS encoding c-type cytochrome, with amino-acid sequence MPMLTSLRIFCFAFGLVFLPARAHAAAPEQESGKEIYGPCAACHGDLGQGGKRGEYPRLAGQRAAYIEYTLKKFRSRERINIPMFPYTQERELPDEDIKTVAAYLAGIQLSTKIPDFKPTDDALTRLLAMEKVMIIPKLEGDLENGKRLYQEECAYCHGIDGRGKTRFPMLVGQYTNYLQKQINAYIKGERLHDKVADDEDEEDGKSKPKTVKLGVLNRLTEKDIQDILAYITHLQDE; translated from the coding sequence ATGCCCATGCTCACCAGCTTGCGCATTTTCTGCTTTGCCTTCGGCCTGGTCTTCCTGCCGGCACGCGCCCATGCCGCCGCGCCGGAACAGGAAAGCGGCAAGGAAATCTACGGGCCCTGCGCCGCCTGCCACGGCGACCTCGGCCAGGGCGGCAAGCGCGGCGAATATCCGCGTCTGGCCGGCCAGCGCGCCGCCTATATCGAATACACGCTGAAGAAATTCCGCTCGCGCGAGCGCATCAACATCCCGATGTTCCCCTACACCCAGGAACGCGAGCTGCCGGATGAGGACATCAAGACGGTGGCCGCCTATCTGGCCGGCATCCAGCTGTCGACCAAGATTCCCGATTTCAAACCGACCGACGATGCCTTGACCCGCCTGTTGGCAATGGAAAAGGTGATGATCATCCCGAAGCTGGAAGGGGATCTGGAAAACGGCAAGCGACTCTACCAGGAGGAATGCGCCTACTGTCACGGCATCGATGGCCGGGGCAAGACGCGCTTTCCGATGCTCGTCGGGCAATACACGAACTACCTGCAAAAGCAGATCAATGCCTATATCAAGGGCGAGCGCCTTCACGACAAGGTCGCCGACGACGAGGATGAAGAGGACGGCAAGTCCAAACCCAAGACGGTGAAGCTCGGCGTGCTCAACCGGCTTACGGAAAAGGACATCCAGGACATCCTCGCCTACATCACGCATCTGCAGGACGAATGA
- the nosD gene encoding nitrous oxide reductase family maturation protein NosD produces the protein MLRPLIRLVLWLATPLVWAAPSLQALIDAAPAGSTLHVPPGVYAGPVTIDKPLVLEGGGQAQIRSAGRGTVVRISGRGVTLRGFSISGSGELHDAVDAGIQVEGHDHLIENNRIEDVLFGIHLRQAVNTVVRSNQVTGKPLQLSMRGDAIRMWHGTANRIEHNRFQRARDLTFINSQDSVIIGNQFSDGRYGMQIVFSPRLSIEDNRIERMATGIVVLYSRDVVLRGNTIAHALTGGGAGIVFKESDSGRVIGNTVLHCAVGLKVDAPPEKIDLLDVRDNRFAHNIIGLFFYGEAGGHSFAHNRFDNNLTTVAISGVGAAAANVWRYNRWDEYQGFDRDRDGIGDTPHEVWLYADRIWMETPMTTFFRNSPVLELLDFLERLAPFSAPYRILSDPTPAME, from the coding sequence ATGCTTCGCCCACTGATCCGGCTCGTCCTGTGGCTTGCCACGCCGCTCGTCTGGGCAGCGCCCTCATTGCAGGCGCTGATCGATGCCGCGCCAGCGGGCAGCACGCTGCACGTCCCGCCAGGTGTGTATGCCGGGCCCGTGACGATCGACAAGCCATTGGTCCTCGAAGGCGGTGGGCAGGCCCAGATTCGCAGCGCCGGCCGCGGCACGGTGGTGCGCATCAGTGGCCGCGGCGTGACATTGCGCGGCTTCTCGATCAGCGGCAGCGGCGAGCTCCATGATGCCGTCGATGCCGGTATCCAGGTCGAAGGGCATGATCACCTCATCGAGAACAACCGCATCGAGGATGTGCTGTTCGGCATCCATCTGCGCCAGGCCGTGAATACCGTGGTGCGCAGCAACCAAGTGACCGGCAAGCCGCTGCAGCTTTCGATGCGCGGTGACGCGATCCGCATGTGGCATGGCACTGCCAATCGCATCGAGCACAACCGCTTCCAGCGCGCGCGCGACCTGACTTTCATCAACTCGCAGGATAGCGTGATCATCGGCAACCAGTTCAGCGATGGCCGCTATGGCATGCAGATAGTATTCTCGCCGCGCCTGTCGATCGAGGACAATCGCATCGAGCGGATGGCCACCGGCATCGTCGTGCTCTATTCGCGCGACGTCGTGCTGCGCGGCAACACCATCGCCCATGCGCTCACCGGTGGCGGCGCCGGCATCGTCTTCAAGGAAAGTGATTCCGGTCGCGTCATCGGCAACACCGTGCTGCATTGCGCAGTCGGCCTCAAGGTGGATGCGCCGCCCGAGAAGATCGACCTGCTCGACGTGCGCGACAACCGCTTCGCGCACAACATCATCGGCCTGTTTTTCTACGGCGAAGCCGGCGGACACAGCTTCGCGCACAACCGTTTCGACAACAACCTCACCACCGTGGCGATCAGCGGCGTGGGCGCGGCCGCCGCGAACGTCTGGCGCTATAACCGCTGGGACGAATACCAGGGCTTCGACCGCGATCGCGACGGCATCGGCGACACCCCGCACGAGGTCTGGCTCTATGCCGACCGCATCTGGATGGAAACACCGATGACCACCTTCTTCCGCAATTCGCCGGTGCTCGAATTGCTCGATTTCCTCGAACGGCTGGCGCCGTTCTCGGCACCGTATCGCATCCTTTCCGATCCCACCCCCGCGATGGAGTGA
- the menD gene encoding 2-succinyl-5-enolpyruvyl-6-hydroxy-3-cyclohexene-1-carboxylic-acid synthase, producing MNTGTRNLAWADHLIAAFVAAGVHHAVLAPGARSAPLALACLRRPELDCQVINDERAAGFFALGLGKASRRPALVITTSGTAAANLLPAIVEANLASVPLIALTADRPPEMHGWEANQTIDQTKLYGEHVRAFHALPPPDEAIEARFFSALAARLVATATTPLPGPLHVNLPFREPLLPETLPAPPALPAPIVLPAPATQSPENLDAIAARLFGRPGVIICGEASYPDGFAQALAQLADALEAPVIVEALSNLRFGPHDKSRFVAHAARFLRETNLPEPAWVLRFGAFPISRALERWLKSLTAAEHLLVAPPGRWPDPLWQSGSVLRGEPLAIASALISSCRPASAEFPERLGARRDVSISASAEFSTHWLGAEVDARAMTDTRFFEGTIARTLLAQLPAGCQVFVGNSLAIRAVDAFGGLGETPLTLYGNRGASGIDGSIATAAGIAQASGAPSVALIGDQTLLHDATSLALAARHGVTVVLLNNGGGGIFAHLPFASALPPELLRHGWIAPQRCDLAALAAAFGMTHERVHTLEALRAALAPLPRGCLIEASIDPQDSQTCFAH from the coding sequence ATGAACACGGGGACGCGCAATCTCGCCTGGGCCGATCATTTGATCGCCGCGTTCGTCGCTGCCGGCGTGCATCACGCGGTGCTCGCTCCCGGCGCACGCTCGGCGCCGCTGGCACTCGCCTGTCTGCGCCGGCCGGAACTCGATTGCCAAGTCATCAACGACGAGCGCGCCGCCGGCTTCTTCGCGCTGGGGCTGGGCAAGGCGAGCAGACGGCCGGCGCTCGTCATCACCACCTCCGGCACCGCCGCGGCGAACCTCTTGCCGGCGATCGTCGAAGCGAACCTCGCCAGCGTGCCGCTGATCGCACTGACCGCCGACCGGCCGCCGGAAATGCACGGCTGGGAGGCAAACCAGACTATCGATCAGACGAAGCTCTATGGCGAACACGTGCGCGCCTTTCATGCGCTGCCGCCGCCGGATGAGGCGATCGAGGCGCGCTTTTTCTCCGCGCTCGCCGCGCGGCTGGTTGCCACGGCCACAACGCCGCTGCCAGGGCCGTTGCATGTGAATCTGCCGTTTCGCGAACCGCTGCTGCCGGAAACCCTGCCGGCGCCGCCAGCGCTGCCCGCGCCGATCGTCTTGCCTGCGCCCGCGACCCAGTCACCGGAAAACCTCGACGCAATCGCCGCGCGGCTCTTTGGCCGACCGGGCGTGATCATCTGTGGCGAAGCCTCATACCCGGACGGCTTTGCGCAGGCGCTCGCGCAACTGGCGGACGCGCTCGAGGCGCCGGTGATCGTCGAGGCGCTTTCCAACCTGCGCTTCGGCCCGCACGACAAGTCGCGTTTCGTCGCTCACGCCGCACGCTTTCTGCGCGAGACCAATCTGCCGGAACCAGCCTGGGTGCTGCGCTTTGGCGCCTTTCCCATCTCACGCGCGCTCGAGCGCTGGCTCAAAAGTCTCACCGCTGCCGAGCACCTCCTCGTCGCACCGCCTGGCCGCTGGCCCGATCCGCTGTGGCAAAGCGGCTCCGTGCTGCGCGGCGAGCCGCTCGCGATCGCCTCGGCCCTCATATCCTCGTGCCGTCCCGCCAGCGCCGAGTTTCCGGAACGACTCGGCGCCCGGCGGGACGTCTCGATTTCCGCCAGCGCCGAGTTTTCCACCCACTGGTTGGGCGCCGAGGTCGACGCCCGCGCCATGACTGACACCCGCTTCTTCGAAGGCACGATCGCCCGCACGCTGCTCGCCCAGCTTCCTGCCGGCTGCCAGGTCTTCGTCGGCAACTCGCTGGCGATCCGCGCCGTCGATGCCTTCGGCGGCCTGGGTGAAACGCCCTTGACGCTTTACGGCAACCGCGGCGCCTCAGGGATCGATGGCAGCATCGCCACGGCCGCCGGCATTGCGCAAGCGAGCGGCGCGCCGAGTGTCGCGCTGATCGGCGATCAGACGCTGCTCCACGACGCGACGAGCCTCGCCCTCGCCGCTCGTCACGGCGTGACCGTCGTGCTGCTCAACAACGGCGGCGGCGGCATCTTCGCGCATCTGCCGTTCGCGTCGGCGCTGCCGCCGGAACTGCTCAGGCACGGCTGGATCGCGCCGCAACGCTGCGATCTGGCCGCGCTCGCCGCGGCATTCGGCATGACGCATGAGCGCGTGCACACGCTCGAGGCGTTGCGCGCCGCGCTCGCGCCGCTGCCCAGGGGATGCTTGATCGAAGCGAGCATCGATCCGCAGGACAGCCAAACATGCTTCGCCCACTGA
- a CDS encoding isochorismate synthase — protein sequence MIDWAQIAPALASLAAQAPAARSISLSVRLPCWPAINPEAAGEWCFWQRPEQGLRLLGAGIALRALTSGNGRFAALAAAQRGLIAGWRYAGEPPRAFTGFAFTPEGGEPLPNASLWVPELLLTERSGHVSLTLSTAAERAQTALARWRSLWNDLLRPRAQRRTTPLTLQKAALSEQAFLARGRAALAAIRRGELDKLVVTRSLELRGDVDEQAALIDFLTRHHPSCATYALGGPGFAFIGASPETLLALDGDEVAVDALAGTGWHTSPRALSDDKNRREHDVVVRAIIAALEDQCTDILLPSAPEVLQLEGLSHLRRRILARRRADVGPFDLIIRLHPTPAVGGTPTPAALDWLERHHDRRGAWYTGGFGWVDAAGDGDIAVCLRCGLLEDGRITLYAGAGFVDGSVPEQELAETEAKLCAMRDALFASQRRQAAA from the coding sequence ATGATCGACTGGGCGCAGATCGCGCCGGCACTGGCCAGCCTCGCGGCGCAGGCCCCGGCAGCGCGCTCGATCTCGCTTTCGGTGCGCTTGCCGTGCTGGCCGGCGATCAACCCCGAGGCGGCGGGCGAGTGGTGCTTCTGGCAGCGCCCGGAACAGGGTTTGCGCCTGCTCGGCGCCGGCATCGCCTTGCGCGCGCTGACGAGTGGCAACGGACGTTTCGCGGCGCTCGCCGCCGCACAGCGTGGCTTGATCGCCGGTTGGCGCTACGCCGGCGAGCCACCGCGCGCCTTCACTGGCTTCGCCTTCACGCCTGAAGGCGGCGAGCCTTTGCCGAATGCCAGCCTCTGGGTGCCGGAACTGCTGCTCACCGAACGGAGCGGGCATGTCAGTCTCACCTTGAGCACGGCCGCAGAACGGGCACAGACGGCCTTGGCCCGCTGGCGCTCACTCTGGAACGATCTGCTTCGCCCGCGCGCTCAGCGCCGCACTACGCCCCTCACCCTCCAGAAGGCAGCGCTTTCCGAGCAGGCCTTCCTCGCCCGTGGACGCGCGGCGCTGGCGGCGATTCGGCGCGGTGAGCTCGACAAGCTGGTGGTCACGCGCAGTCTCGAGCTCCGCGGCGATGTCGATGAGCAAGCCGCGCTCATCGACTTCCTCACCCGTCACCACCCTTCCTGCGCGACCTACGCCCTCGGCGGCCCCGGCTTCGCCTTCATCGGCGCCTCGCCCGAAACCCTGCTCGCGCTCGATGGCGACGAAGTCGCGGTCGATGCGCTCGCCGGTACCGGCTGGCACACGTCCCCCCGGGCGCTTTCCGACGACAAGAACCGGCGCGAGCACGATGTCGTCGTCCGGGCGATCATCGCGGCGCTCGAAGATCAGTGCACGGACATCCTTCTGCCGTCCGCGCCGGAAGTGCTGCAGCTCGAAGGCTTGAGCCATCTGCGCCGCCGCATCCTCGCGCGCCGCCGCGCAGATGTCGGGCCTTTCGATCTGATCATTCGGCTCCATCCGACGCCGGCGGTCGGCGGCACCCCGACGCCGGCCGCGCTCGACTGGCTCGAACGCCACCATGACCGGCGCGGCGCCTGGTACACCGGCGGCTTCGGCTGGGTCGATGCCGCCGGCGATGGCGACATCGCCGTCTGTCTGCGTTGCGGACTGCTCGAAGACGGACGCATCACTCTCTACGCCGGCGCCGGCTTCGTTGACGGCTCCGTCCCGGAGCAGGAACTCGCCGAAACCGAGGCGAAACTTTGCGCCATGCGCGATGCGCTCTTCGCCAGTCAGCGCCGGCAGGCCGCCGCATGA
- a CDS encoding class I adenylate-forming enzyme family protein codes for MQILRHWLSRHPPERPALILPDGSVFSYGALAGRRGRSGLTLLEDDAATLAKGLIDCGLGAGTAFPLPPHLSPKARARLIEQAEATANPRLALIIATSGSSGEPKGVRLAWRSIAAAARMSERAFDLQPNDAWLACLPLHFVAGATILYRCLRAGATAVVQEGFDVHAVARAFVERRITHVSLVPAMLARLLDAAVLPPPSLRCALVGGAALAPSLEERARKAGWPIRLSYGMTETCATALVDGRSLPGVRVRLSESGTLEVATPARMIGYLNEADVGEWLTTSDLATIDEAGRVTILGRADEMLISAGVNVHPLEVEAQLTLCPGVREAAVMGLPDPVWGDLIAAVYEGEADEAAVEAWSRARLPSSRRPRRFLRVARLPRLASGKLDRHAVRSLWS; via the coding sequence ATGCAAATCCTGCGCCATTGGCTCTCCCGCCACCCTCCCGAGCGGCCCGCGCTCATCCTGCCCGACGGCAGCGTTTTCTCTTATGGCGCGCTCGCTGGCCGACGCGGGCGAAGCGGCTTGACCCTACTCGAAGACGATGCGGCAACGCTCGCCAAGGGGCTAATCGATTGCGGCTTGGGCGCGGGCACGGCTTTTCCTTTACCGCCGCACCTTTCGCCAAAGGCACGCGCGCGGCTCATCGAACAGGCCGAAGCCACGGCAAACCCTCGCTTGGCGCTCATCATCGCCACCTCCGGTTCGAGCGGAGAACCGAAGGGCGTACGCCTTGCCTGGCGGTCGATCGCCGCTGCCGCACGCATGAGCGAGCGCGCCTTCGATCTCCAGCCCAATGATGCCTGGCTCGCCTGCCTGCCGCTTCATTTCGTCGCCGGCGCGACGATCCTCTACCGCTGTCTGCGTGCCGGGGCCACTGCGGTGGTGCAGGAAGGCTTCGATGTTCACGCCGTGGCGCGCGCCTTCGTCGAGCGGCGCATCACCCATGTCTCGCTGGTGCCGGCGATGCTGGCGAGATTGCTCGATGCCGCCGTCTTGCCGCCACCAAGTCTGCGTTGCGCGCTCGTCGGCGGCGCGGCGCTCGCACCGAGCCTGGAAGAAAGGGCGCGCAAGGCCGGCTGGCCGATCCGACTCAGCTACGGCATGACGGAAACCTGCGCCACCGCGCTCGTCGATGGCCGGTCGCTGCCGGGCGTGCGGGTGCGGCTGTCGGAGTCCGGCACGCTCGAAGTCGCGACACCAGCGCGAATGATCGGTTACCTGAATGAAGCCGACGTCGGCGAATGGCTCACCACGAGCGATCTGGCGACGATCGATGAAGCGGGCCGGGTGACGATCCTCGGTCGCGCCGACGAGATGCTGATCAGCGCCGGCGTCAATGTCCATCCGCTCGAAGTCGAGGCGCAGCTCACTCTATGTCCCGGCGTGCGCGAGGCGGCAGTGATGGGGCTCCCTGACCCCGTCTGGGGCGATCTGATCGCCGCGGTCTATGAGGGCGAAGCGGATGAGGCGGCGGTCGAGGCCTGGAGTCGCGCTCGACTGCCTTCCAGCCGCCGGCCGCGGCGTTTTCTGCGTGTCGCGCGGCTGCCCCGGCTCGCCTCCGGCAAGCTCGACCGGCACGCAGTGCGGAGCCTGTGGTCATGA
- a CDS encoding sulfite exporter TauE/SafE family protein, whose translation MFASLIALAAYFVRGIAGFGSALVASPLLAQMLPLSIVVPLVVILDNSGSVLQAWRHRRLIVWADLRPLLPFSFVGITLAMVLHAWIDGRLLKLLLGLFVVLFGAYQFLPQPNVHLSRRWAAPAGLLGGLVGGLFGTGGPFYVMYFRLRQLEKTVFLATIAMLWVVDGGLRIAGFALGGHYQEQHLWLLAAMAPTAWLGLHWGQKLHFGISATTFRHIIGALLLASGGMLLWRQS comes from the coding sequence TTGTTCGCCAGCCTGATCGCGCTGGCTGCTTATTTCGTCCGCGGGATCGCCGGCTTCGGATCGGCTCTGGTTGCCTCTCCTTTGCTGGCGCAAATGCTACCGCTGTCGATCGTCGTGCCCCTGGTCGTGATCCTCGACAATTCCGGTTCGGTCCTGCAAGCCTGGCGTCATCGGCGCCTGATCGTCTGGGCGGATCTGCGCCCCTTGCTACCGTTTTCGTTCGTGGGCATTACGCTAGCGATGGTCTTGCATGCCTGGATCGATGGCCGTCTGCTGAAGCTGTTGTTGGGCCTTTTCGTCGTCCTTTTTGGCGCCTATCAGTTCCTGCCGCAACCGAATGTGCATCTGTCGCGGCGCTGGGCAGCGCCGGCAGGTCTGCTCGGAGGGCTTGTCGGCGGGCTCTTCGGCACTGGCGGGCCGTTCTATGTGATGTATTTCCGGCTGCGTCAATTGGAGAAAACCGTGTTCCTCGCCACGATCGCGATGCTGTGGGTGGTCGATGGCGGCCTGCGCATCGCCGGTTTCGCGCTCGGCGGCCATTACCAGGAGCAGCATCTGTGGCTGCTGGCGGCGATGGCGCCGACGGCATGGCTCGGATTACACTGGGGTCAGAAGCTGCATTTCGGAATTTCGGCCACGACCTTTCGCCATATCATCGGCGCATTGCTGCTGGCCAGCGGCGGCATGTTGCTTTGGAGACAGTCATGA
- a CDS encoding phosphate/phosphite/phosphonate ABC transporter substrate-binding protein, whose translation MKRILCFVSFWLCALAAHAWEAGGPYPFGVLNHRSLTFTAEYWNPILAWVSERAGVKLELRVARTANETTDMAARGELAFVYSNHFFTPERAKLGFTVLARQEGEGIKGQVVVRDDSPAKRLQELAGQKVAFANPYGFTGYFVPYDALLKAGVEVEPVFAGTQEAAMGQLKFGQVAAAGVNSQVMADYARREHFAYRVLWESIPYFDLAVMAHPKVPAAHREAVKRAFLALREEESGRAVLAEAAQKLGLKRPRGFVAASDADYENYRRFFRETLVPLKGQ comes from the coding sequence ATGAAAAGAATCCTCTGCTTCGTCTCTTTCTGGCTATGTGCGCTTGCCGCCCACGCCTGGGAGGCCGGCGGGCCATATCCGTTCGGCGTGCTCAACCACCGTTCGTTGACCTTCACCGCCGAATACTGGAATCCGATCCTCGCCTGGGTTTCCGAGCGCGCCGGGGTGAAGCTCGAACTGCGCGTCGCGCGCACCGCCAACGAGACGACCGACATGGCCGCGCGCGGCGAGCTGGCCTTCGTCTATTCGAACCATTTCTTCACGCCGGAACGCGCGAAGCTGGGTTTCACCGTGCTCGCCCGTCAGGAAGGCGAAGGCATCAAAGGGCAGGTCGTGGTGCGCGACGACAGTCCGGCAAAGCGTCTGCAAGAGCTTGCCGGCCAGAAAGTCGCCTTCGCGAACCCGTATGGCTTCACCGGCTATTTCGTGCCCTACGACGCGCTGCTCAAGGCCGGGGTCGAGGTGGAGCCGGTCTTCGCCGGCACCCAGGAGGCGGCGATGGGCCAGCTCAAATTCGGCCAGGTCGCGGCCGCCGGCGTCAATAGCCAGGTGATGGCCGATTACGCGCGGCGCGAGCACTTCGCCTACCGTGTGCTCTGGGAATCGATCCCCTATTTCGATCTGGCGGTGATGGCGCACCCGAAAGTGCCGGCGGCTCACCGCGAAGCGGTCAAGCGCGCCTTTCTCGCGCTGCGCGAGGAGGAAAGCGGCCGCGCGGTGCTCGCCGAGGCGGCGCAAAAACTCGGGCTCAAAAGGCCGCGCGGCTTCGTCGCCGCGTCCGACGCCGATTACGAAAATTACCGGCGCTTCTTCCGCGAGACCCTCGTCCCGCTCAAAGGGCAATGA